From Pongo pygmaeus isolate AG05252 chromosome 1, NHGRI_mPonPyg2-v2.0_pri, whole genome shotgun sequence, one genomic window encodes:
- the LOC129013823 gene encoding large ribosomal subunit protein eL39-like codes for MSSHKTFRIKQFLAKKQKQNRPIPQWIQMKTGNKIRYNSKRRHWRRTKLGL; via the coding sequence ATGTCTTCTCACAAGACTTTCAGAATTAAGCAGTTCCTGgccaagaaacaaaagcaaaatcgtCCTATTCCCCAGTGGATTCAGATGAAAACTGGTAATAAAATCAGGTACAACTCCAAAAGGAGACATTGGAGAAGAACCAAGCTGGGTCTATAA